Proteins co-encoded in one Gehongia tenuis genomic window:
- a CDS encoding YdcP family protein, producing MELKHVIPNMEKTFGNLEYAGEGKTEQRRVNGRMTVISRSFNLYSDVQRADDIIVVLPASAGEKNFEVEEKVKLINPKITANGYKIGTRGFTNYILSADDMVKA from the coding sequence ATGGAATTAAAACACGTAATCCCTAACATGGAAAAGACATTCGGAAACTTGGAATATGCCGGAGAGGGCAAGACCGAGCAGCGTCGGGTAAACGGGCGCATGACGGTCATTTCCCGAAGTTTCAATCTGTACTCTGACGTACAGAGAGCCGACGACATTATTGTTGTCCTGCCTGCTTCTGCCGGAGAGAAAAATTTTGAGGTGGAGGAAAAGGTAAAACTTATCAACCCGAAAATCACGGCTAACGGTTACAAAATCGGCACCCGTGGATTTACCAACTATATCCTGTCCGCTGACGACATGGTGAAAGCATAA
- a CDS encoding YdcP family protein, whose translation MRLANGIIIDKEKTFGVLKFSALRREVHIQNEDGTVSEEIKERTYDLKSRGQGRMIQVSIPASVPLKEFDYNAEVEIINPVADTVATATFQGADVDWYIKADDIVLKNKGVQPTANPQNHNQQPRKDNLNGK comes from the coding sequence ATGAGATTAGCAAACGGAATTATCATAGACAAGGAAAAGACATTTGGCGTGCTGAAATTCTCTGCCCTTAGACGTGAGGTACACATCCAGAATGAGGATGGCACAGTGTCCGAGGAAATCAAGGAGCGCACGTATGATTTGAAGTCCAGAGGACAGGGGCGCATGATACAGGTGAGTATCCCGGCTTCTGTGCCGTTAAAAGAGTTTGACTACAACGCCGAGGTGGAGATCATCAACCCGGTGGCGGATACGGTGGCGACTGCCACGTTTCAAGGGGCAGACGTGGACTGGTACATCAAAGCCGACGATATTGTATTGAAGAATAAAGGCGTTCAGCCAACAGCCAACCCACAGAACCATAACCAGCAGCCGAGAAAGGACAATCTCAACGGAAAATAA